A single Musa acuminata AAA Group cultivar baxijiao chromosome BXJ2-1, Cavendish_Baxijiao_AAA, whole genome shotgun sequence DNA region contains:
- the LOC103999572 gene encoding MADS-box transcription factor 47-like, whose product MPESAIIKTPIGFDVSADLLSRSHRFLMSPESSSSSSKKKRRNLEMRVVENAKRRRVTFAKRRQGLFSKAEELGAVCSSDVAVVAFTSCGKAFSFGDDAIRRYLRLAREHDGNQDGREECGSVKATGMEDPVRRLRFLEELRRKAIARAEDLAQARAEATAASSSNGSTEAGEPFLVGATTSWGPSSLVETPVGDCSHRSSEEDSLERCGTVEEPFVVDATVSWPSSHHSSMSWDAFAAG is encoded by the coding sequence ATGCCGGAGAGTGCCATCATAAAAACCCCCATTGGCTTCGACGTTTCCGCAGACCTGCTTTCAAGAAGTCATAGGTTCTTGATGTCTCCGGAGTCGTCTTCCTCGTCGTCGAAGAAGAAACGGAGGAATCTGGAGATGAGGGTTGTAGAGAATGCTAAACGAAGACGCGTCACCTTCGCCAAGAGGCGCCAAGGCCTCTTCTCCAAGGCGGAGGAACTCGGCGCCGTCTGCAGCTCCGACGTCGCCGTCGTCGCCTTTACCTCCTGCGGTAAGGCCTTCTCCTTTGGCGATGACGCCATCCGTCGCTACCTCCGCCTGGCGCGAGAACACGATGGCAATCAAGATGGCAGGGAGGAGTGTGGCTCGGTGAAGGCGACGGGGATGGAAGATCCCGTCCGAAGACTGAGATTTCTTGAGGAGCTCCGGCGTAAAGCAATTGCTCGCGCCGAGGACCTGGCGCAAGCGCGGGCTGAGGCTACCGCGGCCAGCAGCAGCAATGGGAGCACCGAGGCGGGGGAACCGTTCTTGGTCGGTGCAACGACTTCTTGGGGACCGTCCTCACTTGTGGAGACCCCCGTAGGCGACTGCAGCCACCGGAGCAGTGAGGAGGACAGTCTTGAGCGGTGTGGCACCGTCGAGGAGCCCTTCGTTGTTGACGCCACGGTTTCTTGGCCGAGCTCGCACCACTCGTCGATGAGTTGGGATGCCTTCGCAGCCGGCTAA
- the LOC103999563 gene encoding inactive protein RESTRICTED TEV MOVEMENT 2-like — MDTRQRSTLPQRVYEDFVPPHELLREQDDDTLVVNVAGTFFCYIFRSINTSNSSIFLENKKLFCSSFFLHIGFSKDQLKVKINRHGKLEMTGERPLTDTKWSRFHKEFQLPDRGTLDRIRAKFYNGLLEITLPKSSGMAAVQDETAEAVKQQDVKKNQESDAQKVEEDKKDQLKEPKGTEKVAGKDGDEDGEEGTERIDAGKKAAVTPASYCGGKRKLVKLKLKIGKLNSGTYQARQVILALVLTVVVSVGLGLYLHCKPSPKDS, encoded by the coding sequence ATGGATACAAGGCAGAGATCGACCCTCCCACAGCGCGTCTACGAGGACTTCGTTCCTCCGCATGAACTGCTTCGGGAGCAAGACGATGACACGCTCGTCGTTAATGTCGCAGGCACCTTCTTCTGCTATATATTTCGGTCGATAAACACATCAAATTCATCCATTTTTCTTGAGAATAAGAAGCTGTtttgttcttctttctttctccacaTAGGTTTCAGCAAGGACCAGCTCAAGGTCAAGATCAACAGACATGGGAAACTAGAAATGACCGGAGAGCGCCCGTTGACCGACACCAAGTGGAGCCGCTTCCACAAGGAATTCCAACTGCCCGACCGCGGCACCCTCGACCGCATCCGTGCCAAGTTCTACAACGGACTTCTCGAAATCACGCTGCCAAAGTCGTCCGGCATGGCCGCCGTGCAAGATGAGACGGCGGAGGCCGTGAAGCAACAGGATGTGAAGAAGAACCAAGAATCTGATGCACAGAAGGTGGAGGAAGATAAGAAGGATCAGCTCAAAGAGCCGAAAGGCACGGAGAAGGTGGCAGGCAAGGATGGAGATGAAGATGGTGAGGAAGGCACCGAAAGGATCGATGCAGGGAAGAAAGCAGCAGTCACACCAGCAAGCTATTGTGGTGGCAAACGCAAGCTAGTGAAGCTGaagcttaaaataggcaagctgaaCTCGGGAACGTACCAAGCAAGGCAGGTCATACTAGCCTTGGTTTTGACTGTGGTGGTTTCGGTGGGACTGGGATTGTATCTGCACTGCAAACCGAGTCCCAAAGATAGCTGA